Proteins encoded together in one Electrophorus electricus isolate fEleEle1 chromosome 9, fEleEle1.pri, whole genome shotgun sequence window:
- the ccnh gene encoding cyclin-H isoform X1, producing the protein MYHNSSQKKFWIFDKEAKLDQFRQEANQKFHSKALGLRKPGINESMFLEPREEKVLFRHYEKRLLDFCSVFKPVMPKSVVGTACMYFRRFYLNNSLMDYHPRTIMLTCAYLSCKVDEFNVSSTQFVGNLQESPAGQERALEQILEYELLLIQQLNFHLVVHNPYRPLEGFLIDLKTRYPLLENPEMMRKSADDFLNRASMTDVGLLFSPSQIALTAVLNSAARAGLNMETYLTECMGLKEDKETLSKMYDVMRRITTLIKEYELPKVEEVNMCKQKLERIHAEFTTNTNLKRKHGYEDDDHVVKKPLVTEEVSNGFLTPFPSFTHHSFVTAFIIWNLMKGYRV; encoded by the exons ATGTATCACAACAGCTCACAGAAGAAATTCTGGATTTTTGATAAAGAGGCAAAATTGGACCAGTTTAGACAGGAGGCCAACCAGAAGTTTCACTCTAAAGCCCTGGGTCTCAGAAAG CCTGGAATAAATGAGTCCATGTTTCTTGAGCCTCGTGAAGAGAAAGTGCTTTTCCGACACTATGAGAAGAGATTGCTTGACTTCTGCTCAGTATTCAAACCTGTGATGCCTAAATCTGTTGTG GGCACTGCTTGTATGTATTTCAgaagattttatttaaacaactCTTTAATGGATTACCACCCAAGAACAATAAT GCTGACCTGTGCATACCTGTCATGCAAGGTGGATGAGTTTAACGTTTCCAGCACTCAGTTTGTTGGGAACCTTCAGGAGAGCCCAGCAGGACAAGAGAGAGCCCTGGAACAGATCCTGGAGTATGAGCTGCTCCTCATCCAGCAGCTGAACTTTCACCTGGTAGTACACAACCCCTATCGGCCCCTGGAGGGTTTTCTCATAGACCTGAAG aCGCGGTACCCACTCTTGGAAAATCCGGAAATGATGCGGAAGAGTGCAGATGACTTCCTCAACAGAGCCTCCATGACAGACGTGGGGCTGCTGTTCTCGCCATCACAGATCGCCCTCACTGCCGTACTTAACAGTGCCGCTCGCGCAGGACTCAACATGGAAAC ATATCTTACTGAATGTATGGGACTAAAGGAGGACAAGGAGACCCTCTCAAAAATGTATGATGTAATGAGAC GAATAACAACTCTTATTAAGGAATATGAACTTCCCAAAGTAGAGGAAGTAAACATGTGCAAACAGAAACTGGAGAGGATTCATGCTGaattcaccacaaacacaaattt GAAAAGAAAGCATGGCTATGAAGATGATGACCATGTTGTGAAAAAGCCCCTTGTTACTGAGGAGGTAAGCAATGGCTTCCTGACCCCTTTCCCTTCCTTTACACATCATTCATTTGTCACTGCCTTCATTATATGGAATCTAATGAAGGGATATCGTGTTTAG
- the ccnh gene encoding cyclin-H isoform X2 has translation MYHNSSQKKFWIFDKEAKLDQFRQEANQKFHSKALGLRKPGINESMFLEPREEKVLFRHYEKRLLDFCSVFKPVMPKSVVGTACMYFRRFYLNNSLMDYHPRTIMLTCAYLSCKVDEFNVSSTQFVGNLQESPAGQERALEQILEYELLLIQQLNFHLVVHNPYRPLEGFLIDLKTRYPLLENPEMMRKSADDFLNRASMTDVGLLFSPSQIALTAVLNSAARAGLNMETYLTECMGLKEDKETLSKMYDVMRRITTLIKEYELPKVEEVNMCKQKLERIHAEFTTNTNLKRKHGYEDDDHVVKKPLVTEEEWSDEDLDAL, from the exons ATGTATCACAACAGCTCACAGAAGAAATTCTGGATTTTTGATAAAGAGGCAAAATTGGACCAGTTTAGACAGGAGGCCAACCAGAAGTTTCACTCTAAAGCCCTGGGTCTCAGAAAG CCTGGAATAAATGAGTCCATGTTTCTTGAGCCTCGTGAAGAGAAAGTGCTTTTCCGACACTATGAGAAGAGATTGCTTGACTTCTGCTCAGTATTCAAACCTGTGATGCCTAAATCTGTTGTG GGCACTGCTTGTATGTATTTCAgaagattttatttaaacaactCTTTAATGGATTACCACCCAAGAACAATAAT GCTGACCTGTGCATACCTGTCATGCAAGGTGGATGAGTTTAACGTTTCCAGCACTCAGTTTGTTGGGAACCTTCAGGAGAGCCCAGCAGGACAAGAGAGAGCCCTGGAACAGATCCTGGAGTATGAGCTGCTCCTCATCCAGCAGCTGAACTTTCACCTGGTAGTACACAACCCCTATCGGCCCCTGGAGGGTTTTCTCATAGACCTGAAG aCGCGGTACCCACTCTTGGAAAATCCGGAAATGATGCGGAAGAGTGCAGATGACTTCCTCAACAGAGCCTCCATGACAGACGTGGGGCTGCTGTTCTCGCCATCACAGATCGCCCTCACTGCCGTACTTAACAGTGCCGCTCGCGCAGGACTCAACATGGAAAC ATATCTTACTGAATGTATGGGACTAAAGGAGGACAAGGAGACCCTCTCAAAAATGTATGATGTAATGAGAC GAATAACAACTCTTATTAAGGAATATGAACTTCCCAAAGTAGAGGAAGTAAACATGTGCAAACAGAAACTGGAGAGGATTCATGCTGaattcaccacaaacacaaattt GAAAAGAAAGCATGGCTATGAAGATGATGACCATGTTGTGAAAAAGCCCCTTGTTACTGAGGAG GAGTGGAGTGATGAAGATCTGGATGCTTTGTGA
- the rasa1a gene encoding ras GTPase-activating protein 1 isoform X4, giving the protein MQQRMNPAWYHGKLDRTIAEERLRQARTPGSYLIRESDRRPGSFVLSFLSMTNVVNHFRIIAMCGDYYIGGRRFSSLSDLIGYYSYVSCLLKGEKLLSPVAPPEPVEDRRRVRAILPYTKVPETDEISFLKGDMFIVHNELDDGWMWVTNVRTEEQGLIVDDLVEEVGREEDPHEGKIWYHGKISKQEAYNLLMTVGQVCSFLVRPSDNTPGDYSLFFRTNENIQRFKICPTPNNQYMMGGRYYNSVDDIIEHYRKEQIVEGYTLKDPVSVQQQEQVLSDLVDGREIYNTIRRKTKDAFYKNIVKKGYLLFNKGKGKRWKNLYFILEGNDAQLIYFESEKRATKPKGLIDLSVCSVYGVHDSLFGRPNCFQIVVQHFSEEQYIFYFAGDIPEQAQDWMKCLQTFCSNLRKPAQATSNKRLRQVSSLVLYVEEAHKLPIKHFTNPYCNIYLNSVQVAKTHPREGQNPVFTEEFIFDDLSSEINRFEISLSNKTKKSKESDILFMRCQLSRLQRGQMIDEWFPLSSHVPLKGIEPGSLRVRARYSMEKIMPEEEYNEFKELILQRDFHVIYALAHVCGQDRTLLASILLRIFRHEHSEAPLLRTLNDREINMEDEATTLFRATTLASTLMEQYMKATATPFVHHALKDTILRIMESKQSCELNPSKLEKNEDVNLNLTHLLTILSELVEKIFMAAEILPPTLRFIYGCLQKSVQQKWPTNTTMRTRVVSGFVFLRLICPAILNPRMFNIIADPPSPTAGRTLTLVAKSVQNLANLVEFGAKEPYMEGVNPFIKNNKQRMIMFLDELGNVPDLPDAMEHFRTDLSRDLAALHEICATHSDELRTLSNERGAQQHVLKKLLAITELLQQKQVHYAMSNSNRVLCWIYLSVGHLFRTGQGRYLMVLGNKLYSKE; this is encoded by the exons ATGGTACCATGGGAAGCTGGACCGGACAATTGCAGAGGAGCGTCTCCGTCAGGCTAGGACCCCGGGCAGCTACCTAATCAGGGAGAGTGACCGACGGCCTGGGTCCTTTGTGTTGTCCTTCCTCAGCATGACCAATGTGGTCAACCATTTCAG gATCATTGCCATGTGTGGGGATTACTACATAGGTGGGAGGCGTTTCTCATCACTGTCAGACCTCATTGGTTATTACAGCTATGTGTCTTGCCTACTGAAAGGTGAAAAGCTGCTATCACCAGTAGCTCCCCCAGAG CCCGTGGAGGACAGGAGACGAGTGAGAGCCATCCTGCCATATACCAAAGTACCAGAGACAGATGAAATCAG TTTCCTCAAAGGAGACATGTTTATCGTTCACAATGAACTTGATGATGGCTGGATGTGGGTAACTAATGTGAGAACGGAGGAGCAGGGCCTTATAGTGGACGAtctggtggaggaggtg GGACGAGAAGAGGATCCCCATGAGGGTAAAAT CTGGTACCATGGGAAAATCAGTAAACAAGAGGCATACAATCTCCTGATGACGG TGGGCCAGGTGTGTAGCTTCCTGGTGCGTCCATCGGACAACACACCGGGGGACTACTCGCTCTTCTTCCGCACCAATGAGAACATCCAAAGGTTCAAGAtctgccccacccccaacaaCCAGTACATGATGGGAGGGCGATACTATAACAG tGTCGATGATATCATTGAGCATTACAGAAAAGAGCAGATTGTAGAAGGATATACCCTGAAAGATCCTGTTTCAGTCCAG caaCAAGAACAAGTACTCTCTGATTTGGTCGACGGCAGAGAAATTTATAACACTATCCGTCGAAAAACGAAAGATGCCTTCTACAAAAACATTGTCAAGAAAGGATACCTCCTGTTCAACAAAG GCAAAGGAAAGCGCTGGAAGAACCTGTACTTTATCCTGGAGGGCAACGATGCCCAACTCATCTACTTTGAGAGCGAGAAACGTGCCACCAAACCCAAAGGGCTGATCGACCTCAGTGTGTGCTCCGTGTATGGAGTGCACGACAGCCTGTTTGGCAG GCCCAACTGTTTCCAGATTGTGGTTCAGCATTTTAGTGAGGAACAGTACATTTTCTACTTTGCTGGGGACATACCTGAACAGGCCCAA GACTGGATGAAATGCCTGCAAACCTTCTGCAGTAACCTACGAAAGCCTGCACAGGCCACCTCTAACAAGCGTCTGCGCCAG GTGAGCAGCCTGGTGCTTTATGTGGAAGAGGCCCACAAACTTCCCATAAAGCATTTCACCAACCCCTACTGCAACATCTACCTAAACAGTGTGCAGGTAGCCAAGACTCACCCGAGAGAGGGCCAGAATCCCGTATTCACAGAGGAGTTCATCTTTGA TGACTTGTCCAGTGAAATCAACAGATTTGAAATCAGCCTAAGCAACAAAACTAAGAAGAGCAAAGAAAGTGATATTT TGTTCATGCGCTGCCAGCTGAGCCGGCTGCAGAGGGGGCAGATGATTGATGAGTGGTTCCCATTGAGCTCTCATGTGCCCCTGAAGGGGATTGAGCCAGGCTCCCTGCGTGTGCGAGCTCGTTATTCTATGGAGAAAATCATGCCGGAAGAGGAGTACAATGAATTTAAAGAG CTCATCCTCCAGAGAGACTTCCACGTGATCTATGCGCTGGCTCATGTGTGCGGGCAGGACCGCACCCTGCTGGCCAGCATCCTGCTCAGGATATTCCGGCACGAGCACTCTGAGGCCCCACTCCTGAGGACTCTTAACGACCGCGAGATCAACATGGAAG ATGAAGCCACCACTCTGTTCCGCGCCACCACTCTTGCCAGCACGCTGATGGAGCAGTACATGAAGGCTACAGCCACACCTTTCGTCCACCATGCCCTCAAAGACACCATTCTCAGGATCATGGAGAGCAAGCAGTCCTGCGAG TTGAACCCATCTAAACTGGAGAAGAACGAGGACGTAAATCTGAACCTGACCCATCTGCTCACCATCCTCTCAGAGCTGGTAGAGAAGATCTTCATGGCTGCAGAGATCCTGCCGCC GACCTTGAGATTTATATATGGATGCCTGCAGAAATCCGTACAGCAGAAGTGGCCCACCAACACTACAATGCGGACCAGAGTCGTGAG TGGTTTTGTATTTCTACGTCTTATCTGCCCTGCTATTCTCAACCCCAGAATGTTCAACATCATCGCTG ACCCTCCGTCCCCCACGGCGGGGCGAACACTCACCCTGGTGGCCAAGTCAGTCCAGAACCTGGCCAACCTGGTGGAGTTTGGTGCAAAG GAGCCCTACATGGAAGGAGTGAATCCATTTATCAAGAACAACAAACAACGAATGATCATGTTTCTGGATGAGTTGGGG AATGTCCCTGACCTGCCGGATGCTATGGAGCACTTTAGGACCGATCTGTCCCGAGACCTTGCTGCCCTACATGAGATCTGCGCTACTCACTCAGATGAGCTGCGCACCCTGAGCAACGAGAGAGGAGCACagcag caTGTGCTGAAAAAGCTGCTGGCTATCACTGAGCTCCTCCAGCAGAAACAGGTGCACTACGCCATGTCCAACAGCAACAG AGTTTTGTGTTGGATTTACTTATCTGTAGGTCATCTCTTCAGAACAGGACAAGGTAGGTATTTAATGGTTTTGGGTAACAAACTATATTCCAAGGAATAG